The window GGATAAGACAGACATCTTCTCTTAACCAAAGGAAGCTGACACCGGTTTCGATAACCGGTATCAGCTTCTTTTGGTTTACTGCGGCGGAGTCCCCTTGGACAATAGAATGTTGATGTTCTCCTGCTGGCGGTATTCGGTCGGTGTGAGCTGGAACTTCTTACGGAACATTTGCGTGAAATGCCGCATGTCCTGATAGCCCACACGCTCCGCAATCTCGGCCAGCTTCAGCTTAGGATTAAGCAGTAGCAGCTTCGCCTGCTCCAGCCGCAGGGAGGTGACGTACTCCTTATACCCCTGTCCGGTCTTGTGTTTGAACAGCTGACTGAAATACGCCGGATTGAGGAATACCACCGAGGCCATTTTCTCGAGCGACAGATCCTCGGCGTAGTGCTCCTTGATATAATGGAGGGCGACATCGATTGCCTTCTCCCCGCTGCCCTTGAGCGGCTCCAGCTCAAAAGCCTGTGAGGCCGAAGCCTCCCTCATCCGTTTAACTACCTGAGGAACCGTGCTGAAATCGTAGCTTAAGCCGGAATGCAGGATCTGAAAAGGGACTTTCAAATAATGGGTGAGATGCTCACGGACCTCCTGCTGAAACTCCTCGATCACCGAGTTCTCCCGTAAAGTAACCAGACCCAGCAGACTCTGGCGGTCATAGCTAACCACAAATCCCCGTCCATGCCGCTCGACCAGCTCAGACAGCACATTTTCCACGATAAAGTGCTCCAGCCTGACGCTTCTGTCCCCGGGATCCATCTGCACCATCACCAGATAGTAATTACTGAAGTCTTCGATAAAAGGGCCAATGTCAAGGTTGCCGATATCTAGCCCCGATGCAAGCCGCTGGAACACCCCTTCACGCAAAAACCGCAGGCTCGCCCTCAGCCGTTCGCCCTGCCTGGAAATGTCACTGTCCTTCTGGATCTCCTCAGTGAGATTGTTGATAATCTCCTGCAGCTTGTTCTTGCCGATAGGCTTTAGCAGATAATCCTTCGCCCCGAGGCGAACCGCCTCCTGCGCATAAGAAAACTCGCTGTGTGCCGAGATCACAACCCATTTCACATAGGGATATCTGCGCTTTGAAATCTTCATAAATTCCAGTCCGTTCATTCCCGGCATCAGGATATCGGTCAGGACAATGTGGATATGCTGCTCTTCCATCACCTTAACCGCATCCTCGGCTCTGGCTGCAACATAAACCTGATATTCAGGGTACATATTCTCGATTGTGCGCTTGATGCCTTCACGGATTACCCGCTCATCATCGGCGATGAGAATGTTCACGTAAGCGTGTCTCCTTCCACATTAATCGGCAGCAGGATCGCAACCTGGGTTCCTACTCCGGGAAAGCTCTGGATCTGCAGACCATACGTCTCACCGAACATATGCTGCAGGCGGCGGTGCAGATTCTGAAGTCCGATGCCGCTTTTACCGGCTTCCTTCGGACTGCCGCCCTCGAGAGAATCGTGCAGCCGCTGAAGCTGTCCTTCATCCATCCCGTTCCCGTTGTCTTCCACGATTAATTTCAGAATATTCCCTTCCTCGCGGGTATACACCTTAAGGATCCCCTGGCGGCCAAGGGATTCCAAACCATGTTTGACCGCATTTTCTATGACCGGCTGCACCGTCATCTTAGGAACCCGGATAGGGAGCCACTGTTCATCGATGTCTGTAACAATCACCAGCCTGCCTTCCAGCCGGATTGAAATAATCTTCAGGTAGTGGCCGATCTGTTCCAGTTCTTCCTCTAGCGTGACCTCCGCCCCGTCCTCCCATTGACTGCTGTAACGGAACATGGATGACAGTGACAACACCAGCTCACCAAGCTGCTCATTCCCTTCCTCATCGAGCATCCAGTAGATCATGTCTAAGGTATTGTACAGGAAATGCGGATTCACCTGAGACTGGAGCGCATGCAGCTCCGCGTTCTTCTCGCTGACCGACGACAGCTTCACCCGTTCGATCAGCTCTTCAATCCGCCGCACCATCCGGTTGAAGGAAGCGACAAGGATGTTGATCTCCTGGTATGAGGAAACATTCACCATGCCCCGGAAGTTGCCGACCTCCACCTGCCGCATCTCGCGGATCATCTTCTTCAGAGGGGAGGATATACTCCGCGATACAATGAAAGCGATCAGCGTGGAAACAATAATCAGAATCGAAATGACGATCAGCAGATAACGCTTCATCTCAATCAGTTCCACATTCAAATCTTTATCCGGTGTAATGCTCATAACCCACCAGCCCGAGAATGATAGCTTGGAGGCGACAATCAGACGATCCGGTTCCTGTTGGACCATTACGTCCTCTGCGGTCTGCAAGGAGGGCAGATTCTCTACCACCGGAGACGGATCTGTAGCGGATGAGACAAAACGTCCATCCTGTGACATCAGATAGACCTGGCTGTGTGCACCGAGCTTCAGGTTGTCTAAAGCGTCCAGAACAGGCTGGGGATTCGTCTCATAGAGGACAATACCAATCGGTTTATGCTCATTGAGGTCAAAGATTTGCCGCCCGAAAGCGAATACAGGACTGTCCTCGACCTGGTCGATCAACGAATGCTCGTAGACCCCCAGCCAGACCATTTTCCCTGAAGAAGCGCGCAGCTGTTTATACCAGTCCTCAGTCTTGTAATCCGGATCAACCACATTCATATAGTTGCCGTAATTATAGATTTTCCCCTTATCGGTAATGACATGAATCCCGACCAGATCATCGCGTGAATAAAAGATAGAGCCGATGATATTGGTGATAGTCTGTTCATTGATAAATGCCACTGCCGGTTCATCCGTTGTTTCATTGAGCAGGCGAATCATCTCAAAGTTATTGCTTAGTGATTTCGATAAGGCGTCATACCCTTTATAGAGCAAGGTGAACAGCCCCGCCGTTTGAGCCACATTCTTCTGCGACAAATCGCTGATCTTTTCATGCAATTGAACCGTAGTCCGGTTATAGTACAGCAGGCTGACAATAAGCAGAATACTGGACATGCAAAAAAGAAACAGCAGAAACAACCGGTGATGGATGGAATGAAAGCCGTTTCGCATAGGACTCTCCTCCTTCTTAGCACCCTGTCCTGCCGTTCCCTATTATAAATCCAATGCTTTTTGTAAAGCAACGCTTATCTAACCCTTAACCGCCCCTGCTACCATGCCCTTCGTAATCCGGTTCGACAGGAAGAAGTAGATCAGGATAACCGGCAATGCGCCCATGACGAGAAATGCGCCGATATCGCCGTAGTTGACCGAATACTGGCTAACGAAGGTGTACACCCCGAACGGCAATGTTTTCAGCTTCTCGGAAGAGATAAAGGTGGCTGCGAGAATATATTCATTCCAGATATTGATGAAAGTCAGGATGCACACGGTCATTACCGGCGGTATCGATACCGGAAGAATGATGCTGCGGAAAATCCGGTAGACACTGGCCCCGTCGATGAAGGCAGATTCTTCAATCTCGTGTGGAATGTCCCGCATGAAGCCTGAGAGAATAAAGACGGCGATCGGCGTGGAGAATGCAATGTACGGCAGAATCAGCGACCAATGCGTATTCAGCACATGAATATGTTTGAATATGATCATCAGCGGCAGCAGAGTGGCCTGCATCGGGATCATCATCCCCATCAGGAAAATCGTCATCACGATATTGCCGTACTTCCAGCGGAACCGAGAAATCGCATATGCCACCATCGAGGCCAGCACAATGACGCAAACCATCGTTGTTGCGGTAACAAATACGCTGTTACTCAAGTATTTCAGATAACTGCCGGACGTGTAAGCCTCACTGTAGTTATGCCATTGGAACGATTTCGGGAAGGAAAAGAAGCTGCCGTCCATAATTTCTTCGTTGGTCTTCAGTGAGTAGAGAACTAACCATAAGAGCGGATATAACTGTGTGACTACAGGAATGGCGAAAAGAAGATACACGATTCCTTTTTTAAATTTTCGCATGACCGCGCACTCCTTTTCTAATTAAACTTTCGTTCAATCCGGTTAAAGATCGTATTGATGAATCCGGTAAAGACCAGGCAGACCACAACCAGGAAGGTCGCTATCGCACTACCGTAGCCATACTTGAAGGAACCGAATGAACTGGTATACATATGCGTGGAGATAACATCCGTAGCATGTGCCGGACCGCCGCCGGTCATAACCATAACCAGATCAAATGCCTGCAGGGAACCGATAAATGCCAGTACAATAGATATTTTAAAGATCGGGACAATCAGCGGAAGGGTAATGTAACGGTCCGCTTTGAAGCCGTCTGCCCCGTCTATTTTTGCCGCCTCATAAAGCTCATCCGGAATATTCTGCACCCCGGTATATTGAATCAGCAAATGATAACCGAAGTACTGCCATAGGGATACAAAATAAAGCGCGAACATCGCAATTTTGGGCTCCGTCAGCCAGTTATGTGTCCAGCTGTCCAGTCCCAGGGAGACCAGTACGCCGTTAAGCATACCGCCCATGGATGTAGGGTTGTACACGGTTTTCCACAATTGTCCAATGATAACGACGGACAGAATGACCGGTGTAAAGTAAATGGACACCAGTGTGTTGCCTTTTTTCAAATAACGGTTTAGCAATATCGCCATGAACAGGCACAGCGGAATTTCTATCATGGAAGCAACAGCATATAGCAGGGTTCTTCTTACGGACGGCCAGAACACCGGATCATTAAAGAACATATCCTTGAAATTGCCGAGGCCAATAAACGTTGAAGCCGTTAAGCCATCCCATTTGAGCAGTCCTGTGTATACGGATACCACGATGGGAACAAACACAAGGCACACATACAAGAGCAGACATGGCAATACGAAGACGGCTATTGTACGCGCTGGCACCTTAAGTACTTTCATCTTTCCCGCCTCCTAAACAAGCAGATTCTTTGTCTATATCCATTAGAACCCGGTGCGAAGCAGCTTCTTAAGTCCGCTCCGCACCGGTAATGGTAGCTGTATTTGTTACTTCTTATTCTTTATTTGCTTCATAAGCGGTTTGATGTTCTTTGGCCACAGCCGCGGAATCTACTTTTTGGACGAACAGGTTCTGGATGCTGCTAAGGTGCACTTGGGCTGTGGCCGGGTTCATGGTGTTATCAAATGCCAGGTCGCCGCCCTTAACTTGGTTGAACAGGCCGGCAATGTTAACAGCCAGATCAGAGTAACCGGCAGCTTTCAAGTCGCCGTCTACCTTTTGACCGATACCTACAGCATTTTTCAATTCAAATTGTTTCTTAGGATATTCGGAAGCGAAGAAGTTGAGGAAATCTTTGGTTTCCTGCAGGTGCTCACTATTAGCCGATACGGCAAATGCGCTGCCTGGTGCCAGCATGAATTCGTTAGGGTCACCCTTGCCGTTAACAGTAGGGAATTGGAAGGCTCCAACTTTACCGGCTACAGAAGAAGCGTCAATGGCGCCTGTTTCCCAGGATCCGATGGACCACATTGCGGCTTTACCGGTTTTGAAAATGTTACCGCCGGCATTGGCATCAATTGAAGTTGCACCGTCAGGGAATGCTCCTGCCTGAACCAGCTGCTGGAACGCGTCTACAGCTTCAATGAAGGCCGGATCTTCAAAGGTTTTCTTGCCGTCAAGCACATCCTGGAGGAATCCGGGACCGCCATTGGTGCGCAGCAGGATGTTCATGAAGAGGAACGAACCTGTCCAGGAGTCCTTTTCACCGATGGCCATTGGGGTAATGCCTTTATCTTTCAGGATTTTGACATCCTGCAGCAGTTCTTCGAAGGTGGTTGGTGTATTCTTGATTCCGGCTTGGTCGAAGAGTTCCTTGTTGTAGTAGACCACTTCGATATTGTTGCCGTCAGGGAGCGCATATACATTGTTGTCGAAGCTGTAGTAATCCAGCAGACCTTCCTGGTAGGTATCCTTCAGGCCGTTCTGGTCCAGCATATCGTTCAACGGTGCAAACAATCCGGCGTCTACAAAAGGCTTCATTTGTGCGGCCGGGTTAACAATCGTAATATCAGGTACTTCTTTAGAGGCTGCCTGTGTTTTCAGTTTCACTTTTTGCTGGTCTGTGTTCAGGGTATCCAGCTCGATTTTGACATTTGGATGTTCCTTCATGTACTGGTCAGTCAGCTCATGAATCATTTTGTAAGCTGGTGTAGCCGGGTCGGGATAGATGTTCTGGAAGGTGAGCGTTACCTTTTTGCCGCTGTCAGTAGTTGCAGTAGCTGCGTTGCCGCTGTCAGTGCTCTTCGGTGCGTTAGTGGCTGCGCCTTCATTGGTGTTGTTGTTCGAGTTGCCGCAAGCTGCCAGGCTGAGTGCCATTACTGCGGTTAATCCGATTGCAAATGACTTTTGCATTTTTGTTTTGACCATTTGTTTAATGCCCCCTAACTCGTGATAGGCTTATTATCATCTGATTAAGCGCTTCCAACAAGGTGTGAACTACAGAATAAAGGTTTGTTTTTTCTATATATCCGTTTTATCCTTAGGGGCCTGTTCGGCAGCCGAGACGAGCAAAAAGCGGCAGCTAAAGGGATTATTCCCTTTATAGCTACCGCTTCTGCGATGTGAGAACTATATAATATTTATGGTAAGAAACATTCTGTTGCACTCTCTGCAGCAGATTGCCGGATTATCGGCCAGATTACTCATTCTATTGTACTTTGTACATCAGAAACTTGTTTTTCAAGTGCTTTTGCCCCATACGTCCGAAATCTAATGCACGAAATACAGTAGAATGTGATTTGTCTCCGATTATTGAGAAATCTATTGCACGAAGTGCAATCCTCCAATAAATCCACCTCTAACAATCGGAGCCAGGTCCTAGTTCATAAGCAAGTTTAGCTGAGCTAGTGAAATCGTTAATGAAATTGTTATTGTCCCCGCTTCCACTCCTTCAAGACACTCAGCAGTCCGGGAACATCCAGCCCGTCCAGTGAAAAGGCTTTGCGCAGCAGATCATGGGGAATGAATTCATCATACTTCCCGAGGTAAGGCGC of the Paenibacillus pedocola genome contains:
- a CDS encoding carbohydrate ABC transporter permease; translated protein: MRKFKKGIVYLLFAIPVVTQLYPLLWLVLYSLKTNEEIMDGSFFSFPKSFQWHNYSEAYTSGSYLKYLSNSVFVTATTMVCVIVLASMVAYAISRFRWKYGNIVMTIFLMGMMIPMQATLLPLMIIFKHIHVLNTHWSLILPYIAFSTPIAVFILSGFMRDIPHEIEESAFIDGASVYRIFRSIILPVSIPPVMTVCILTFINIWNEYILAATFISSEKLKTLPFGVYTFVSQYSVNYGDIGAFLVMGALPVILIYFFLSNRITKGMVAGAVKG
- a CDS encoding cache domain-containing sensor histidine kinase, giving the protein MRNGFHSIHHRLFLLFLFCMSSILLIVSLLYYNRTTVQLHEKISDLSQKNVAQTAGLFTLLYKGYDALSKSLSNNFEMIRLLNETTDEPAVAFINEQTITNIIGSIFYSRDDLVGIHVITDKGKIYNYGNYMNVVDPDYKTEDWYKQLRASSGKMVWLGVYEHSLIDQVEDSPVFAFGRQIFDLNEHKPIGIVLYETNPQPVLDALDNLKLGAHSQVYLMSQDGRFVSSATDPSPVVENLPSLQTAEDVMVQQEPDRLIVASKLSFSGWWVMSITPDKDLNVELIEMKRYLLIVISILIIVSTLIAFIVSRSISSPLKKMIREMRQVEVGNFRGMVNVSSYQEINILVASFNRMVRRIEELIERVKLSSVSEKNAELHALQSQVNPHFLYNTLDMIYWMLDEEGNEQLGELVLSLSSMFRYSSQWEDGAEVTLEEELEQIGHYLKIISIRLEGRLVIVTDIDEQWLPIRVPKMTVQPVIENAVKHGLESLGRQGILKVYTREEGNILKLIVEDNGNGMDEGQLQRLHDSLEGGSPKEAGKSGIGLQNLHRRLQHMFGETYGLQIQSFPGVGTQVAILLPINVEGDTLT
- a CDS encoding response regulator; the protein is MNILIADDERVIREGIKRTIENMYPEYQVYVAARAEDAVKVMEEQHIHIVLTDILMPGMNGLEFMKISKRRYPYVKWVVISAHSEFSYAQEAVRLGAKDYLLKPIGKNKLQEIINNLTEEIQKDSDISRQGERLRASLRFLREGVFQRLASGLDIGNLDIGPFIEDFSNYYLVMVQMDPGDRSVRLEHFIVENVLSELVERHGRGFVVSYDRQSLLGLVTLRENSVIEEFQQEVREHLTHYLKVPFQILHSGLSYDFSTVPQVVKRMREASASQAFELEPLKGSGEKAIDVALHYIKEHYAEDLSLEKMASVVFLNPAYFSQLFKHKTGQGYKEYVTSLRLEQAKLLLLNPKLKLAEIAERVGYQDMRHFTQMFRKKFQLTPTEYRQQENINILLSKGTPPQ
- a CDS encoding extracellular solute-binding protein, with amino-acid sequence MVKTKMQKSFAIGLTAVMALSLAACGNSNNNTNEGAATNAPKSTDSGNAATATTDSGKKVTLTFQNIYPDPATPAYKMIHELTDQYMKEHPNVKIELDTLNTDQQKVKLKTQAASKEVPDITIVNPAAQMKPFVDAGLFAPLNDMLDQNGLKDTYQEGLLDYYSFDNNVYALPDGNNIEVVYYNKELFDQAGIKNTPTTFEELLQDVKILKDKGITPMAIGEKDSWTGSFLFMNILLRTNGGPGFLQDVLDGKKTFEDPAFIEAVDAFQQLVQAGAFPDGATSIDANAGGNIFKTGKAAMWSIGSWETGAIDASSVAGKVGAFQFPTVNGKGDPNEFMLAPGSAFAVSANSEHLQETKDFLNFFASEYPKKQFELKNAVGIGQKVDGDLKAAGYSDLAVNIAGLFNQVKGGDLAFDNTMNPATAQVHLSSIQNLFVQKVDSAAVAKEHQTAYEANKE
- a CDS encoding carbohydrate ABC transporter permease, which codes for MKVLKVPARTIAVFVLPCLLLYVCLVFVPIVVSVYTGLLKWDGLTASTFIGLGNFKDMFFNDPVFWPSVRRTLLYAVASMIEIPLCLFMAILLNRYLKKGNTLVSIYFTPVILSVVIIGQLWKTVYNPTSMGGMLNGVLVSLGLDSWTHNWLTEPKIAMFALYFVSLWQYFGYHLLIQYTGVQNIPDELYEAAKIDGADGFKADRYITLPLIVPIFKISIVLAFIGSLQAFDLVMVMTGGGPAHATDVISTHMYTSSFGSFKYGYGSAIATFLVVVCLVFTGFINTIFNRIERKFN